A genomic region of Vanessa tameamea isolate UH-Manoa-2023 chromosome 11, ilVanTame1 primary haplotype, whole genome shotgun sequence contains the following coding sequences:
- the LOC113400919 gene encoding dihydroorotate dehydrogenase (quinone), mitochondrial, giving the protein MSRKQSNLKKIKSLCYLTLGGSLSYQIIYFKKDFNGYYDNVLQPLSQRLNPEWAHKIGVSALKYGIFPTENFEDPKVLNTKFLKYQLSNPIGIAAGFDKHGDAITGLRNIGFSIVEIGSITPEPQPGNPKPRVFRLPEDSAVINRYGFNSEGHKEVYDKIRNIDKALLQNGLLGVNLGKNKNSNDAVEDYSLGIKKFQNIADYFVINISSPNTPGLRSLQNKNELQELLAGVNKTLNSLDGAKRPPLLLKLAPDLTLEEMKDIVSVITKKETKVDGLIISNTTIERPSLINQEFSSETGGLSGKPLTNKSTDIIRTMYKLTKGSIPIIGVGGVFTGQDAYEKILAGASVVQIYTALIYHGPPVVTKIKSDLAQLLLKDGYNDVSSAVGKGVK; this is encoded by the exons ATGAGTCGAAAACAAAGTAATTTG aaaaaaataaaatccctGTGTTATTTGACATTAGGGGGATCCCTGTCGtaccaaataatttatttcaaaaaagatTTCAATGGCTATTATGACAATGTATTACAACCATTGAGTCAACGTCTCAATCCAGAATGGGCACATAAAATTGGTGTATCAGCACTTAAGTACGGAATTTTTCCTACTGAAAATTTTGAAGATCCTAAAGTTTTA AATACAAAGTTCTTAAAGTACCAACTTAGTAACCCAATTGGTATTGCAGCCGGCTTCGACAAACATGGTGATGCCATAACAGGGTTAAGAAATATAGGTTTTTCGATAGTGGAAATTGGATCAATAACACCCGAACCACAGCCTGGTAATCCAAAACCTCGAGTATTTAGGCTACCAGAAGACAGTGCGGTTATTAATAGATATGGTTTCAACAGTGAAGGTCACAAAGAAGTATATGATAAAATTAGGAATATAGACAAGGCTTTGCTGCAAAATGGGCTCTTGGGAGTTAATTTGGGCAAGAATAAAAATTCTAATGATGCTGTTGAGGATTACAGTTTAGGAATAaagaaatttcaaaatatagccgactactttgttataaatataagcaG tccTAATACTCCTGGTTTAAGATCACTGCAAAATAAAAACGAGTTACAGGAACTGTTAGCTGGtgtcaataaaacattaaactcATTAGACGGAGCTAAGAGGCCACCTCTGCTTTTAAAACTGGCACCAGATTTGACCCTCGAAGAAATGAAAGATATTGTTTCTGTAATAACAAAGAAAGAAACAAAAGTTGATGGTCTAATCATATCTAACACCACAATTGAAAGACCCTCCCTCATTAATCAAGAGTTTTCATCGGAAACAGGTGGTCTAAGTGGAAAGCCCCTGACAAATAAATCTACTGATATTATAAGAACTATGTATAAGCTAACAAAAG GTAGCATACCCATAATAGGTGTAGGAGGAGTGTTCACGGGTCAAGATGCTTATGAAAAGATATTAGCCGGGGCAAGTGTTGTGCAAATATATACAGCTCTCATTTATCACGGTCCTCCTGTTGTTACCAAGATTAAATCGGATCTAGCTCAGTTGTTGTTAAAAGATGGTTATAATGATGTTAGTTCTGCTGTTGGTAAAGGTGTAAAATAA
- the LOC113400924 gene encoding ATP synthase subunit s, mitochondrial, protein MFKLRPVINNLNDSFRSKAFPVRSFWEYVNMMFNKPDPERIKTLGPDRACAEWVLRNGGKIIWSDGKKLEDYNSLPPEEQSVPKIVTIDGSDSSISHYGFPHLSGCTMLEKIILHNNKYIEDRAMKGLAYGDATLKHAQVSECVNVTDVGLKDIKCLTKLNTLVLFNLSSVNNLDECKQYLQSQLPSCKILDREEQVKC, encoded by the exons atgtttaaattacgaCCT gtaatCAACAATCTGAATGATAGCTTTAGAAGTAAGGCATTCCCGGTTAGATCGTTTTGGGAGTATGTTAATATGATGTTTAACAAACCGGATCCAGAACGCATAAAAACACTAGGACCTGATAGAGCGTGTGCTGAATGGGTCCTTCGCAACGGAGGCAAGATTATTTGGTCAGATGGGAAGAAACTTGAAGACTATAATTCACTTCCTCCAGAAGAACAATCTGTGCCAAAAATAGTAACAATAGATGGTTCGGATTCATCCATATCTCATTATGGTTTTCCTCACTTAA gtGGTTGCACAATGTTAGAGAAAATTATACTccataataacaaatatatagagGACAGAGCAATGAAAGGACTTGCATATGGAGATGCTACACTTAAACATGCACAAGTTTCAGAATGTGTAAATGTAACAGATGTAGGATTGaaagatataaaatgtttaacaaaattaaacaccCTGGTCCTGTTTAATTTGTCAAGCGTAAATAACCTGGACGAATGTAAACAGTATCTTCAGTCTCAGCTGCCAAGTTGCAAAATACTAG atcGAGAAGAACAGGTTAAGTGTTGA
- the LOC113400923 gene encoding ras-related protein Rab-4B, which yields MSESYEYLFKFLVIGSAGTGKSSLLNNFIGNKFKEDRCHTIGVEFGSKIINIGGKSTKLQIWDTAGQERFRSVTRSYYRGAAGALLVYDITSRDSFNALSNWLRDARTLASPNIVILLVGNKKDLEESREVTFTEASQFAQDNELMFLESSAKSGENVEEAFLKCSKTILAKIETGELDPERIGSGIQYGTGTSKRLSAPKKTVRAPSDCACHV from the exons ATGTCTGAGTCCTATG aatatttgtttaaattcttaGTGATAGGAAGTGCGGGTACAGGAAAATCAAGTCTTCTTAACAATTTTATAGgaaataaat TTAAAGAAGATCGATGTCATACGATCGGGGTAGAATTTGGatctaagattataaatataggaGGCAAATCAACAAAACTACAAATATGGGACACAGCAGGACAAGAAAGATTCCGTTCAGTTACACGATCATACTACAGAGGAGCTGCTGGAGCGTTACTTGTATATGACATTACATCTCGTGACTCTTTTAATGCTTTATCTAACTGGTTAAGAGATGCGAGGACATTGGCAAGTCCTAACATAGTCATATTACTTGTCGGcaataaaaaagatttagaGGAATCAAGAGAAGTAACTTTTACTGAAGCTAGTCAATTTGCACAGGATAATG AACTGATGTTTCTTGAAAGTAGTGCAAAGTCTGGAGAAAATGTCGAAGAAGCATTCTTGAAATGTTCTAAAACAATTCTTGCTAAAATAGAGACTGGAGAATTGGATCCTGAAAGAATAGGTTCCGGAATACAGTATGGAACAGGAACCTCTAAGAGATTATCGGCACCAAAGAAGACTGTAAGAGCACCATCAGATTGTGCCTGCCATGTGTag